The genomic window CAGAGCGCAAAGTCCCTTTTAATAACTTCCTCACTTCTTCTCCTTTTTGCGATTCAAATATGCACAATCAGATCGACATAAATAGCCTAAGCAGACATTTTAGGAAGCGTCTTAATTTCCAAGCCAAAGCATATATGACATCAGGCAAAGCTTTGGCAGTCATCAGACCAGGTGTCAGCTTGTCACAAAtatacatagtactccctccgttcctaaatactccctctgtaaactaatataagagcatttagatcactactttagtgatctaaatgctcttatatttctttacggagggagtatttgtcttgctagagatttcaacaaatgactacatatggaacaaaatgagtgagtctacattctaaaatatgtctatatacagcCATATGTGgttgtccatttgaaatctctagaaagacaaatatttaggaacggagggagtactatactagtaAGGTGGTAAAGGACCAGCCACGCGTGAAATCTCCAACTGAAGTGACAGTTATTTCAAAAAAGGCAACTGGGAGCTTTTCCATATACAAGTCATAAAGGAAATGTAGCATAGAAGCATGGTTATGCTTACGTCTTTATAAAGTGGCATGAAAAAGCACTACCCATTTGTATAAAGTTCTATTCCTCGGTCTTCTGGGCCTTCTCCGCTTTCGGAAGTGGAAGCGATCTACCACGCCCCATTGTAAAGCCCCTTGTTCCATCCGGCATTCTCGGTCCAGAAATAGGCTTGTTTGCAGAGTCAGAACCAGGAATAGTAGGGGATGAGCCGTGCCCTGATATGGATATTGAAAACGTTAGAAGTGTGCGCGTCCTGTAGACTCTAGTGTTAGTTAGTTATGTAACATAAATGAGGAAATTAGAGTCAAGGGTGTAAAAGCACATAGACTTATGAGGTTTGCCTTCTGCGTGTCTGTTTGGTTATCAAGAATGTGCATGCAAGGATAATCAGGGTAGTTCTTTGGCTCGTGCAAAGGATAAGCATGCTAAAGCAATGGTTTTATCCACAAATTTAAGCCCAACAGAAATTCCCACGTTAATCCTCAAGTTGGAAAGGGACCTAACTGGGGAAACAGATGACACGACATTGTCACATGGACTAGATAAATGGAAGTATCACAGCGCATTTAGCAGAGATAAAAAGATCAATCCAGCTTCCCTTACAGAGATTAACATGTTTACCATCTAGCTTCTCTTATGTGTTGATTTCGGAATAAACTCAAGTTAtgtgttcaaatggacttcatacAAAAGGATGTTGTTCTATCACTACAGAAGTACAAACCATAATCAGATCCAAAATTTTAGTAGGTGACGATTGAGCAGAATACCTTGTCCACTCAGGCCTTTTCCTTGGCTTCTGTATCTGCCTTTTCGACCACCGCTAGCATTTGCCCTTTGGTGTTGGCGCACCTCCTGTAGATATGGACAACAGGGTATCAACTTTCTTCTGAAACTATACATATGTATGTCAAGGACCTCGGTGCCCAAGACAGCAGGACCTCGACTACGTAGTTCGTAGTCTCGGTTgataggagcgctagggtttttgcctaACTGCTCAATGGTGCAGGAGAAGAGATTAGGAGTAGGGGAGGAGGTAGGAGATAATGATTTATTGCCTGCGTCCAAGGGTGCAGATTACAGGATATATAAAGGCCTTATGGGCTTCTAACAAACTAGGAAACTAACTACTCCTGGACTCCTAACAAACTAGGAAACTAACTACTCCTGGACTCTAGGAACCAACGTAGGATCAGGACTCCTTGTCCCGATCATGCCTCGCCAGCTGTGGCCGTCGGCTGCTGCCCCTGGGCGCGCGACCCGCGCTTGTACGCAGCGCCCCACATGACATCTCTCCCCCCCTCGACgagcagctcgtcctcgagctgaaaagcGAGGTAGCGCTCGACGAAACTGTCAAGATCCTCCCATGTAGCTGATGATGCTGCTTCACCCTTCCAGTGGACGAGCAGCTGGCGAACGCCGCGTGCTAGTCGTGCACGAGTCACGCGCTCCGGTTCTGGAACAGCCGCCCAGTTGTGGATCGGAGGCAATCCGGGTGGTGCAGTTGGAGGCGTGCCGAAGAACTTCTTGAGGAGGcccacgtggaacacgtcatggaggcGCGAGCGTGCCGGAAGCTCAAGGCGGTAGGCCACGTCGTTGACGACCTCTGAAATGCAGTACGGCCCATAGAAGCGTGGCTTGAGCTTGCCCCTGGTTGGCAGGTTGAGAGAGGACGCGGCGCGCTGGCGAAGACGAAGCCAGACCCAATCGCCCACATCATGCCGAATGTCCCGATGGCGTCTGTCGTAGTAGGACTTGTAGACCGCTTGTGCTTGCTGTAGACGATAGCGGACGTCTGCGAGTAACTCGTCGCGCTCCGCCATGCTCCTGGCCACTGCGGCCACCCGTGTATCGCCCGGCTCGTAAGAGCGAATAGTGGGAGGGTCACGGCCATACACAAGCTTGAACGGAGTTTCTTGGGTTGCTGTCTGGTAGGCGGTGTTGTATATGTACTCGGCCCAGGGAAGCCATCGGAGCCACTGCCTGGGACGATCCCCGGTGAGACAACGGAGGTACATCACAATGATCTTGTTAGCAGCCTCCGTTTGGCCATCCGACTGTGGATGAAACGCCGTCGTCATGTGCAGCTTGGTCCCGGTGAGGCGCATGAGCTCCTGCCAAAAAGCCGAGGTGAAGACGGGGTCGCGGTCAGAGACCATGGACTGCGGGACGCCATGGAGACGCACAATCTCAGCGAAGAACACCTGCGCCACTGATTCCGCCGTGTACGGGTGGGCCAGCGCCACAAAGTGGCAGTACTTGCTGAAGCGATCCACCACGGTGAGGATAACAGACTTCCCGCCCACACGAGGGAGCGCTTCTACGAAATCGATGCCGATGTCAGTCCACACGGGCCGTGGGCACCGGCAGTGGCAGCAGCAGACCGGCGGGGTGCAAGTGCTCGGACTTGTACCGCTGGCAAGTACCACAGGCGCGGACATACTCCTGCACCGTCTTGCGAAGGTTAGGTGCATGGAAGTCGCGTCGGAGACGATGCAGCGTGCGCAGGACGCCTTCGTGTCCGTCATCGTGCACTGCGGTGAGAAGCTCCTGGAGTAGTGGAGACGTTGGCGGAATGTAGAGGCGGCCGTTAAAAGTGACGAGGCCGTCGGAGAGCGCCCACGGCAGCTGCCGAGCACCTGCCGTGATATCCTCGCGCAACGCGACGAGTGCTGGGTCGGTGGACGAAGCGTGCTGTAGGCGGTCGATGAAGTTGAAGTGAGGACCAGATATAGCCATGACCCCCGTCTCTTCCGTGTCgcggcgggaaagggcatccgccaccgtGTTTGTACTACCGGCCTTGTACTCCACAGTGAAATCGAACCCCAGTAGTTTGCCGACCCAGTGGTGCTGCGGAATGGTTGCCAAGCGCTGGTCAAGGAGGAATTTGAGACTGTAGTGGTCAGTTTTTACCACAAATTGGCGCCCCTAGAGGTACGGTCGCCAATGGCGAATAGCGAGCACCAGGCCAATGAGTTCCCGTTCATATGCCGCCAGAGAACGGTGACGAGGCGCGGCCGGCCGGCTGAAGAAAGCCACCGGGTGCTGATCCTGGAGAAGGACGGCCCCGAAACCGTATGTAGACGCGTCACACTCGACGATGAACGGCCGTGTGAAATCGGGCAATGCGAGCACGGGAGCCGTGGTGACCGCCGTCTTGAGGGCGGTAAAAGCTGCTGCCGCCTCCGGCGACCATGAGAAGCCGTCCTTGCGAAGCAGGGCTGTCAGGGGCGCGGCGACCACGCCAAACTCCTTGACAAACTTGCGGTAGTACCCTGCAAGACCGAGAAACCCCGGACCGCGCACGCCGAGCGAGGCTGCGGCCAGTCGGCCACGGCCTGCACCTTTTCCGGATCCATGGCCACTCCGGCCGCGGAGATGGTGTGACCCAGGTAGGAGATCGACGCGACGGCGAACGAGCATTTGGACCTCTTGACGAAGAGCCGGTGCTGGTGCAGTACGGTAAAGATGGTGCGCACATGGCGAAGATGATCGGCCCACGACTCCCTGAATATGAGGATGTCGTCGAAGAAGACGAGAACGAAACGGCGCAGGTACGGCCGCAGCAGATCGTTCATGAGTGCCTGGAACGTCGCCGGCGCGTTGCAGAGGCCGAACGGCATCACCAGGAACTCGTAGAGGCCGTCGTGGGTACGGAAGGCAGTCTTTGGGATGTCCTCCGCACGCATCCGCACCTGGTGGTAGCCGGAGCGTaagtcgagcttggtgaagaaacgAGCGCGCTGGAGCTCGTCGAGGAGTTCGTCCACCACCGGAATTGGAAACGCATCCTTGATGGTGATGGCGTTCagggcgcggtagtcgatgcagaagcgccaGGACCCGTCGGGCTTGCGGACCAGCAGTACCGGCGATGAGAATGCGGAACGACTTGCTCGGATGATGCCCTAGGCGAGCATGGCGGCGCACTGACGCTCCAGCTCGTCCTTGTGCGCGGCCGGGTAGCGATATGGACGGACGGCCACCGGGGCGGAGCCGAGCAGCAGGGTGATGTCGTGGTCGCGGCTGCGGAGTGGTGGTACGCCGGAGGGTTCGGTGAAGATGCCGTCAAACTCGGTGAGGATGGCGTCGAGGAAATCGCGGCCATTGCATGATTGCAGGGCTGGCCCGTCCGGTCCGGCAAGGCCGCGCCAGCAGACCCGATGGCCCCTCCGCCAGAACGTCATGGAGAGGGCGTGGAAATCCCACAGGATCGGTCCAAGCGTCGCCAGCCATTGCGTGCCCAAGACGACGTCGTAGCCTGCGAGCGGCAAGGCGAGGAAATCCTCCGAGAACGCCTCCTGGTCGATGCGGAAGGAGACGGCGCGGTATGCGCCCTGGCACGGAACACGCTCGCCGTTGGCCACCGTGACACGCATCTTCTCGGTGGTGGGGGATGGCAGTGTAGCACGAGCGGCCGCCTCCTCGGCGATGAAGTTGTGGGTGGAGCTTGAGTCGATCAGGGCGAGGAGGGAGACACCCCCAAGGGTGACATGCATCTGCATGGTCTCGCTCGTGCGCACGCCGGAGATCGCGTGGAGCGAGATCCGAGAGTCGGCCGGCGAGGCATCAGCGGTGGCGGAGGccgtgtcgtcgtcgtcgtcgtctggcGCCAGGTCGAGGAGGAAGATGCGCTGGCAGACGCGGTTGTGGCCCCTGCCAAACTTCTCATTACAATTGAAGCATAGGCCCAGGCGACGGCGTTCCTCCATCTCTGTCTGTGACAGGCGTTTGATTGGGCGCCCTTCCGGCAGACTAGGAGCAGGGGGTGCGGCTGGTACGGGCGCCGGCAGGATGCCCTTCTGCTGAAAACGCACCGGTGGCGCGGAGGTGAACACACACTGGTCGCGCAGCTCCAACTTGCGGGCGAGGCTCATGGCGACGGCGAGGGACTGCGGGTTGTGGATTTCCACGTCGAGGCTGAGGGGTGGCTGGAGTCCCGCGGTGAAGATCTGAACCTTCTGTGTCTCTGATAAGATGCCTGCCCGGGGAAGGAGCGCCTCAAACCGCTCCTGGAAGTCGACTACGGACGTTGTGCGCTTGCACGCCATTAGTTCGCCCAGCGGGTTAGCGCGTAGAGGTGGCCCGAAGCGGAGGTTGAGCAGCTCGGAGAAGCGGCGCCACGGCGGAGTGCCCTCGTCACGCTGGACCTGCATGTACCACAGCTGGGCAGAACCCTCAAGGTTGTAGGACGCCATCCAGACTTTTTCCTCCTCGGCGATCCGTTGTTGATGGAAGAAGGACTCGCATCTATTGAGGAAAGCGAGCGGATCTGACTTGCCGTCGAACTTGAGGAAGTCCATCTTCTGGAACCGGGGCGGGCGATCATTGTGGTGCTGCCCATCGTGGGCGCCGGCAGCGCTCGACGAGGAGGTGGACTTGTCCTTCTGGAGCGCGGCGACGGACGTCTGCAGGGACGCCACCGTTGCAGTCAAGGCCTCGATCATCGTGGCCAGATCGGTGGTGGTTGGTTCTGCCATGCCGGAAgtgaccgaggcggcggcggatggtGGCGATGGAGGTGTGCTTGGCGCGGACGCAGGGGTGGCGGCGGGCTGCGGATGGAGCGCGGACGAGGAAGAGGATCGCCTGGAACCTGATACCAAGTTGTCAAGGACCTCGGTGCCCAAGACAGCAGGACCTCGACTACGTAGTTCATAGTCTCGGTTgataggagcgctagggtttttgcctaACTGCTCAATGGTGCAGGAGAAGAGATTAGGAGTAGAGGAGGTAGGAGATAATGATTTATTGCCTGCGTCCAGGGGTGCAGATTACAGGATATATAAAGGCCTTATGGGCTTCTAACAAACTAGGAAACTAACTACTCCTGGACTCCTAACAAACTAGGAAACTAACTACTCCTGGACTCTAGGAACCAACGTAGGATCAGGACTCCTTGTCCCGATCATGCCTCGCCAGCTGTGGCCGTCGGCTGCTGCCCCTGGGCGCGCGGCCCGCGCTTGTACGCAGCGCCCCACATGACAATGTAGCTCTAGTTTGCAGCATGTGCAGAGCACAAGAAAaaaggcccagactatcagcattgAAGTGTGCAGGCAACGAATGATGCACTAAAATACAGGAAACTGAACCTTCAATCGTACAACAGAGCATGAATGGAATAAATATCGAAAAATTCAGACCTCATGGTTAACATCAGAGTTCACATTCTCCTTATCTGAAGCAACCTCTCCTGAATCAGCACCACCATTTTTTTCTGATACCGACTGCTGTACTTCTTTTGAAAACTGGCCCTCGTTGTTCTTTCTCAAACATGTTCCATGATTTTCTTTAGAAGACTGGATATTCTTTCCTGATCCCACTACACTTCGTTTAGCCAGAAGTATGACTCTCATCCCAGTTCTCCAGTTCCTCTCATCGTTTAAGGTGGCCACCTAATATAATAAATTTTTCAAAACATCTTAAAAAGAAGGTAATTATACTAGATGTATAGCTCTTCAATTAGCACCGAATGGGTCATTGAATATGAGGTGAATAACTTACAGCCTTCTCAGCTGCCTCCACTGCTTCATACTCAACAATGGCATGTACCTGCACAACCCTCAAGTTACTTGATTCAGAACCACAAGATGATTTTCTCAAGATGTAGAGACGAATGAAATTATTACTTAATTAAACAGAATGCGTATATATTTCCATTGAATAACTAGTTACAATAGAGTGGTAATTTACCAGGTTAATAAAAAATCTGCAGAGCTATGTATTGACAGGTATAAAATCAAGAACTGCCATAAATTATCGGTAAGATCTTAAATATGCCACCACTAACCAGATGTTTACAGCATACCTTATTACTCAACATGATGTCAGGCTTCTTCGATGCTGCAGATTCTCCAACTGCATGTGGATCATGGATGGCTATCTTCATAATTCTGGTATATAAAATGATAAAGTTCAGTTTCAGAATGATTTAGCATTTGCTATTAACTGCCTTTAGAATGTTACACCATAAATTACCAACTGCAATACAAGCACAGACTACTACAAATGTCCAGCTAACATACTTGCCAACTGATCCAAATTTCTCCTGTATACTCTCCAGGGAGAAATCCAGAGGTAGATTTTCCACCACAACAGTCCTTTTCTGAAAAAGGTTTCAAGTTAGAAGTTAAAACATAGTTAAAGAGGGTAAAGTTAAACATTCCAGTACAGAAGGAATCAGAAATTCACCTTCACGTCTTTCAATTCATTGCATGGTAAGGGATGTAACCTTCTGACTCTTTTCCCATTAGAGCTCACAACCTAATAAGACAAGATGACAATTATAAGTGGATATCAAGTAGCCCACACATATTTCCATCTGTATGATCTCCAAAGTGCCAGCAAAGAGAACAGAAGCGCAAAATATTACCAGCTTGGATGATGTCCTAAGGGCAGCTTCAATTGTAGAGTGGTCCTGAACAAGTTTCTTCATTTTTCTGAATGATGCAATAACTCCAAGCGGAACTATTGTAAAGAATAACACGCCATTAGAAGAGAGCATTCTACATTTCTATGACACACTACATGAGATGTTCATTCAAATCAAACCATGATGCACATCTATTAAATATGGGCTGAAGCACAATAACTGCCGAGCAACACTAAATATTGAAGAAACACAGCACAATAGAAATCCACAAATGTAGAACCAAAACAAAACACTGAATAAAACATAGTTTACATCCAAACAGGTGCTTGATGGAATGCTGTTTAGGGCTTTAGGCTACTTCATAAGTGTTATTTAGTATAGTGTGTGCATACAAAATTCCAGCAAATATCATAGATATATGATATATCATGTTCCAGCAAATATCAAACATATATGATGTATCTGTCTAAAAATGAAAGGAACTCCCTGCCTTGCAAAAGAAAGTGCAGTATTTCTGCCATTCTGTTTGGTACTTTGTAAGTAGAGATCACATATGTTTTCATATTTCATTTCAAAGGAACTATTTGGTTCAGTCCTCACATCATAATATTCCACAAATTATGCCTACGCAAATTGCCTATTTTCTTGTATTTTGTAAGatcttcatttatttatttatgtttaaggGAGTAAGATATTTTATTTACCATTCACCTTATATTGCTTCATGTGAAATTTGAAAATGCGACTCGGTCACCATCACACACAGAAcaatacaaataaaagaaaaaaatcaatCCATCTTAACAAAATTATGGAGCTATATTTCGATTAGTACAAAATTTCGTTCCTGCGTGCACTGGGCCCAGACATGCCAGACCTAGGTCAAAAATCTGCTTCATTGTAGGCTAAGGGACAACTCAGATGAGTAAGGTACATATCATATTCCTGGGGAGATAATCTTGACAGAGCTACCATGGTGGAAGACCAGGCAACATCTGTCAACCAAGGGATCGGATGTATTTATCTTCATGGTCCCAAACTCCCAAATCAAACCAAAAGCAAGGCAAAATTAACAGAAACCACCAAAAGGGAACTGACAAGATGCTATGCATAGATCTTAAAGAAACAGAAATAAACAATGAAGCCCAATAGTTATTCCACAAGACACTAGCCCATGATCTCTACTTGTTTGAATAGAATGGAGTGAATCAGAACAAAGTATATGTAATATTCACAGAGGCCTAGACCAGCTTCTCGGCACAACTAAACAAAGCTGCACCATGAGTACCCATGTAAAAGCCTCATCATAAGTACCTGTCacatttcatcattttcatctcCATTCCACTAGACATAACAAAGCTAGGGCAAGAGCAAAACATCATGTTTACAAAGGCAGTAATCCTGAGGACTGAGTTTGCAGTGCTAGACCATGCACCATGATGTGTAGGCATGCAAAAATGTTCCACAAAAACAGATGTCGAAAAAGGCCTTCAAATTGAATATGTCCTGCTGAAAATGCAGCAAATTCTAGCCTTCTAGGGCAAAAATGATCCACAAAAACAGATGAACAACAAAAGCTTGTTTATAATACAAGTTCAAATAACGTGGTTGACAAATATAATGGTGCCATTAGAATAAAAACACTCATTGTAAGCAGTTGAAAACGGCCAGAATAGTTCATCCACTTTACATGCCTATTGTCTCATAAACAAACCTAACATAACTAGGAATTAGAATATGTCAACTTCTGAGCACCGTGATACAGAGTGTTTTCATTACATGTATGTCCTAAGGCAATGGCACACTACTTACCATTACCAAGGCCCTCCTTGTTCTTCATCACAAATTTCAACATAAACTCATCTGTGGGAAGATTCTCATCGCTGAAGTAGTACTCCACCTGCAAATTTGGAACATGTTACCTTCTAACAAGCAAAGCATTCAGAATATCATTTGCTTGCACGAATACAGGATTATAAGATTCTTGTGACACGAACTATAAGAGGATGCATTTATAAATGAAGGGTGCTAAGTGCTAACTAAAGAGAACACGATACTCAGCATTCTCACGCGAACCAAGTATCAAAAACCGGACTACCATTGGTATACCTGTTTAACTATCTTGTCACGGAGCTCGTCCGTAAGCACGACACCAGAGGCAACCACGTCGGAGGCCTCCGAAGAGGCATCAATGACGGGGACGATGAGGGGGTCGTCTTCCGCCTCAAGAGGTGGCGATGGCAACAGGGGCACCACGCTACCTGTGCCAACATTGGGGGCCTCCAAAGGAAGGGCCTCGGAAGTGTCGGGGACGATGAGGGGATCCTCCTCCGCCTCAAGAggccgcgacggcggcggcagtggcactACACCACCTGCGCTAACCACGGAGGCCACCGAAGAAGCGGGTTCGACGGAGTCGGGGACGACGACTGGGTCGTCCTCCGCCTTAATAAGAGGCGACGTCGAAAGGGCGCCGACCTTGGAGGGCTCCGAAGAAGCGGCATCGGAGGTGTCGGGGACGACGACGGGGTCATCCTCCGCCTCCGTCTCCAGAGTCGGAGGTGGGTGCGGCAGGGATTCGGGTGCGACGGCGATGGGGTGTGGAGCCTGGCCGTCCATACCGGAGGGAATCAGGGGAGCCGAGTCGCCCGCCGACCGGTCGCCGCCGCTCTTGGTCGCTGGCGGCTGCGGGGGCGGCTGCGACTGCGGGCTCGAGATTGAGATTCGGGTGGGACTTGGGCTATATGCGACTCCGCCGGTGACAAACGGCCCGCTGGACAAACTGAAACTGGGCCAGAATGTTGCATCCGTTTATCCTTTGAGAAAAAAAAGGGAATGACCATGTGAccccttccatgatggaagagctGCCGGACATGATGAAACCGGCGAAGTGGCTGGCGATTGCCCGTGCTCACACACCCAAAACCTTGAGCCCTAATGCCCTGTATAGCTATATGCGGGCGGCTTGGAACCCGGCAAAACTGGTGATATGGAGGAAGATCAAGGAAAATCTCTTCACGGCGTAGTTCGGTTGCTTGGGAGACTAGAATAAAGCAATGGTTGAGGGGCCATGGTTGTTCAGAGATCAAGCGGTGATCATGCATGAATATGATGGTTTTAAGAACCCCGACACCATCAAACTTGACAAGCTAGCTGTCTGGGCGCAAATCCATCGCTTGCCGGACAAATTCCTGATTGAGCCAGGAGTGAAGGGCTTGGCGTCAAGGATCAAAGAGGTGGAGGAGGTTCAACTGAAGCTTTCTGCAGGTGTTTTTTTTTTGGAGTTTGTGAGGGTCAAGGTGAAGATTGATATCAATGCAAAGATCAAGCACTTTGTCACATgcaagaaggaagaagaaaggggGCCCCTACTACATCATGTGTCTTCTgtcatcatgtcattgttcttattgcattacttcatttttccatgaacttaatacactagatgcatgttgggtagcggtcgatgtgtggactaatagtagtacatacaggcaggagtcggtctactaatcttggacgtgatgcctatatacatgatcattgccttggatatcgtcataattatgtgctcttctatcaattgcccaagagtaatttgtttacccaatgTTTGTTagtttctcgagagaagcctctagtgaaatctacggcccctgggtctatttcctatcatattattttaCATATTAATCCAAAATCCAAAAATAtattgctgcactttttatttatttatttatttattttgtgtttttgctagatctatttatccaatctcatacaatttaatctatctcaatgccgagtagggattgacaacccctcttacgcgttgggttgcaagtttttgttagTTGTGTGAAGGTACTACTTACATAGTTTGGGTggatcctcctactagattgataccttggtttcataattgagaGATATACTTACCGTTGCTGTGTTGCATCaacctctcctcttcggggaaataccaacacgaatacaagcaatcaggaagaatttctggcaccattgccggggaggatcaagtccaGATCTATTAGGTACCCAATCACAattctcatctccttgcaatttaatttattttccatttgcctctcgttttcatctcccccatttCTAAAACATTTTTccgaaaaacacaaaaaaaaattgcctttttatttgccttctttccatt from Triticum aestivum cultivar Chinese Spring chromosome 3B, IWGSC CS RefSeq v2.1, whole genome shotgun sequence includes these protein-coding regions:
- the LOC123070817 gene encoding la-related protein 6A, yielding MDGQAPHPIAVAPESLPHPPPTLETEAEDDPVVVPDTSDAASSEPSKVGALSTSPLIKAEDDPVVVPDSVEPASSVASVVSAGGVVPLPPPSRPLEAEEDPLIVPDTSEALPLEAPNVGTGSVVPLLPSPPLEAEDDPLIVPVIDASSEASDVVASGVVLTDELRDKIVKQVEYYFSDENLPTDEFMLKFVMKNKEGLGNVPLGVIASFRKMKKLVQDHSTIEAALRTSSKLVVSSNGKRVRRLHPLPCNELKDVKKRTVVVENLPLDFSLESIQEKFGSVGKIMKIAIHDPHAVGESAASKKPDIMLSNKVHAIVEYEAVEAAEKAVATLNDERNWRTGMRVILLAKRSVVGSGKNIQSSKENHGTCLRKNNEGQFSKEVQQSVSEKNGGADSGEVASDKENVNSDVNHEEVRQHQRANASGGRKGRYRSQGKGLSGQGHGSSPTIPGSDSANKPISGPRMPDGTRGFTMGRGRSLPLPKAEKAQKTEE